The Rhinoderma darwinii isolate aRhiDar2 unplaced genomic scaffold, aRhiDar2.hap1 Scaffold_106, whole genome shotgun sequence genome includes a region encoding these proteins:
- the LOC142698983 gene encoding phosphatidylinositol polyphosphate 5-phosphatase type IV-like isoform X1: MPFWRKTKKYHVSQIPDKGNLMKEIPTMEEPNISLQKFSIIKDMAAEKCSDPSHSKSCDIGSKNTKKSAIRSLGSSAVIGAKELDRCFPNRRLRLYVATWNMEGKEFPQNLEDLLLPSDDTKDIYVIGVQEGCPNRREWEIKLQETLGPHYVLYHSSGLGVLYLTIFIRRELIWFCSEVEHTHVTTRLFHHVKTKGALGVAFTVFGTSFLFINSHMRFGAVHKRIQDYKTITEGLRLPQIIPERINSNALDVTSRFDRVFWFGDLNFQLKEDRKNVESLLKNIKGRDMSSLLKHDHLNDAKNNGSIFVGFKEHTIEFLPTYKFDIGTDTYDTSEKQRIPSYTDRVLFKSQYEGDVQVLRYDSCPVLKTSDHRPVFGIFEVKLRPGSDNIPLAGGSFDRKIYLKGIRRLGQKK, translated from the exons atgcccttttggagaaaaacaaaaaaatatcatgtctctcagattcctgataaaggaaatctgatgaaagagataccaacAATGGaagagcctaacatctcgctccagaagttttctatcatcaaagatatggcagccgaaaaatgcagcgatccaagtcacagcaaatcttgtgacattggctcaaagaacaccaagaagagcgcaatcaggagcttgggcagcagcgctgtgattggcgctaaagaactggatcgctgtttcccaaatagacggctgagattatacgttgccacctggaatatggaggggaag gagttcccacaaaatctagaggatctgctgttgccatcagatgacaccaaagacatttatgtaattggcgttcaggaaggatgtccaaacag acgggaatgggagataaaattacaagagACCCTTGGTCCgcactacgtgctataccattcatccgggctcggagtcctgtatctcaccatctttattcgacgggagctgatctggttctgctcag aggtagagcacacccatgttacaaccaggctattccaccatgtaaaaactaaaggagccttgggtgttgccttcactgtctttgggacatcattcctgtttattaattcccatatgagat ttggggcagtccacaagaggatccaggactataaaaccatcactgagggtctccgtctgcctcaaattattccggaaagaataaactccaatgcct tggacgtcaccagccgctttgatcgggttttttggtttggggacctcaattttcaactaaaagaggacagaaaaaacgtggaatctcttctgaaaaacattaagggaagagatatgtccagtctcctcaaacacgaccatctgaatgacgccaagaacaacg ggtccatatttgtagggtttaaggagcacaccattgaattccttcctacatacaagtttgacattggcacagacacctacgatacatcagaaaagcagagaattccatcatatacg gacagggtgttgtttaagagccaatacgagggagatgtgcaagtcctgagatacgactcatgccctgttttgaagacctcagaccaccgacccgtttttggcatctttgaagtaaagctcagacctggttcagataa catcccattggctggtggaagctttgaccgcaagatctatttgaagggcattaggaggttaggacaaaaaaagtag
- the LOC142698983 gene encoding phosphatidylinositol polyphosphate 5-phosphatase type IV-like isoform X2 produces MPFWRKTKKYHVSQIPDKGNLMKEIPTMEEPNISLQKFSIIKDMAAEKCSDPSHSKSCDIGSKNTKKSAIRSLGSSAVIGAKELDRCFPNRRLRLYVATWNMEGKEFPQNLEDLLLPSDDTKDIYVIGVQEGCPNRREWEIKLQETLGPHYVLYHSSGLGVLYLTIFIRRELIWFCSEVEHTHVTTRLFHHVKTKGALGVAFTVFGTSFLFINSHMRFGAVHKRIQDYKTITEGLRLPQIIPERINSNALDVTSRFDRVFWFGDLNFQLKEDRKNVESLLKNIKGRDMSSLLKHDHLNDAKNNGSIFVGFKEHTIEFLPTYKFDIGTDTYDTSEKQRIPSYTDRVLFKSQYEGDVQVLRYDSCPVLKTSDHRPVFGIFEVKLRPGSDNIFLIPASHWLVEALTARSI; encoded by the exons atgcccttttggagaaaaacaaaaaaatatcatgtctctcagattcctgataaaggaaatctgatgaaagagataccaacAATGGaagagcctaacatctcgctccagaagttttctatcatcaaagatatggcagccgaaaaatgcagcgatccaagtcacagcaaatcttgtgacattggctcaaagaacaccaagaagagcgcaatcaggagcttgggcagcagcgctgtgattggcgctaaagaactggatcgctgtttcccaaatagacggctgagattatacgttgccacctggaatatggaggggaag gagttcccacaaaatctagaggatctgctgttgccatcagatgacaccaaagacatttatgtaattggcgttcaggaaggatgtccaaacag acgggaatgggagataaaattacaagagACCCTTGGTCCgcactacgtgctataccattcatccgggctcggagtcctgtatctcaccatctttattcgacgggagctgatctggttctgctcag aggtagagcacacccatgttacaaccaggctattccaccatgtaaaaactaaaggagccttgggtgttgccttcactgtctttgggacatcattcctgtttattaattcccatatgagat ttggggcagtccacaagaggatccaggactataaaaccatcactgagggtctccgtctgcctcaaattattccggaaagaataaactccaatgcct tggacgtcaccagccgctttgatcgggttttttggtttggggacctcaattttcaactaaaagaggacagaaaaaacgtggaatctcttctgaaaaacattaagggaagagatatgtccagtctcctcaaacacgaccatctgaatgacgccaagaacaacg ggtccatatttgtagggtttaaggagcacaccattgaattccttcctacatacaagtttgacattggcacagacacctacgatacatcagaaaagcagagaattccatcatatacg gacagggtgttgtttaagagccaatacgagggagatgtgcaagtcctgagatacgactcatgccctgttttgaagacctcagaccaccgacccgtttttggcatctttgaagtaaagctcagacctggttcagataa tatatttctcattccagcatcccattggctggtggaagctttgaccgcaagatctatttga